Proteins encoded within one genomic window of Scomber japonicus isolate fScoJap1 chromosome 16, fScoJap1.pri, whole genome shotgun sequence:
- the pax9 gene encoding paired box protein Pax-9, whose translation MEQFAETFDPPPQQLTFCYFSHQRHLSGNKLSTFPRATPSCTISKVYWRVQPISRGESLEDQPPYFSRLKCKPVASAVRKQIENLVPLVPYRARRFSWTRFWTVDTLDAEQDPRRRHNPDTVFFFCGFNAMEPAFGEVNQLGGVFVNGRPLPNAIRLRIVELAQLGIRPCDISRQLRVSHGCVSKILARYNETGSILPGAIGGSKPRVTTPTVVKHIRTYKQRDPGIFAWEIRDRLLADGVCDKFNLPSVSSISRILRNKIGNLSQQSQYESGKQAPHPPPQPTLPYNHLYSYPTSKVPTPPGMPTLPGHMAMHRIWPSSHSVTDILGIRSITEQQISDSPSFPSAKLEEWSAINRTNFPPASSPLVNGVDKPHLEPDAKYTQTPNGLPTVNSYVTAPSMPPYHPPTQVSPYMGYSATTSAYVTGPTWQPASGSALSPHSCDIATPLAFKSMTANRDAIHPVIASAL comes from the exons ATGGAGCAGTTTGCAGAGACCTTTGATCCCCCCCCTCAACAACTGACCTTTTGTTATTTTAGCCACCAGAGGCACCTCAGTGGAAACAAGTTGAGCACGTTTCCCCGCG CAACACCGAGCTGCACAATCTCGAAAGTCTATTGGAGGGTCCAGCCAATCAGCAGGGGAGAATCGTTGGAAGACCAGCCTCCTTATTTCAGCAGATTGAAATGTAAGCCTGTCGCCAGCGCCGTCAGGAAACAGATCGAGAATTTAGTTCCTCTTGTTCCTTATCGCGCAAGAAGATTTTCTTGGACGCGGTTTTGGACAGTGGACACGCTGGACGCGGAGCAGGACCCACGCAGGAGGCACAACCCGGACACCGTATTCTTCTTTTGCGGCTTTAACGCGATGG AGCCAGCCTTCGGTGAGGTGAACCAACTCGGCGGTGTTTTCGTGAACGGCAGACCGCTCCCCAACGCCATCCGGCTCCGGATAGTGGAGCTGGCCCAGCTCGGAATTCGACCCTGTGACATCAGCAGGCAGCTGCGAGTCTCCCACGGGTGCGTCAGCAAGATCTTGGCCCGCTACAACGAGACCGGCTCCATCCTCCCGGGGGCCATCGGAGGCAGCAAGCCGCGGGTCACCACACCCACCGTGGTCAAGCATATACGGACATACAAGCAGAGAGACCCGGGGATTTTTGCCTGGGAGATCCGGGACAGGCTACTCGCCGACGGGGTTTGCGACAAGTTCAACCTGCCGTCCGTCAGCTCCATCAGTCGGATCCTCCGCAACAAGATCGGGAATCTGTCACAGCAGAGCCAGTATGAGTCGGGCAAGCAGGCGCCTCACCCACCGCCACAGCCTACGTTACCATACAACCACTTATACTCATACCCGACGTCCAAAGTGCCCACTCCCCCCGGCATGCCCACCCTACCCGGACACATGGCCATGCACAGGATATGGCCTTCTTCGCACTCTGTGACAGATATTCTGGGGATACGGTCTATTACAGAGCAACAAA TTAGTGACAGTCCATCCTTTCCCAGCGCCAAACTAGAAGAATGGAGCGCTATAAACAGGACTAATTTCCCTCCAGCAAGTTCTCCACTAGTCAATGGCGTGGATAAACCGCATTTAGAACCTGACGCAAAATACacacag ACGCCGAATGGATTGCCCACAGTGAACAGCTATGTCACAGCGCCCAGCATGCCTCCCTACCACCCTCCCACCCAAGTGTCACCCTACATGGGGTACAGCGCCACCACGTCGGCCTATGTGACCGGACCCACATGGCAGCCGGCCAGTGGCAGTGCTCTATCTCCCCACAGCTGTGACATCGCCA